GCTTACTTCGTTGATCGTTACTGCTTTTTGTCGGAAACTATCGATCATCCGTTGTTTTACCCGGTCCGATGGGAAATGCAAGAGCGAGAATAGCAAATCTACGTCCATATCAAGCAGAATAGAGCCGTGCTGAAGAATAACGCCCTTTTGTCGGGTCTGAGCGCTTCCCGCTACTTTTTTCCCCTCTACCACGAGCTCATACCAAGAAGGCGAATCGAAGCAAGCGGATGACCCTGGCGAATTGTACTTTTCCTTCTCCACTTCACTCGCCAAAGAGACCATTTCCGCCGAGAGTCCCAGGTTTTGGAATCCGTGCAGCAGTCCCAAGCTAATGATTTTGTAGGCTTCCGTCACACTCGAAGGCATTTTCGGATGGTCTTCGGATACGATGACACTGTATGTCAGCTCCTGATCGTGGAGAACAGCACGCCCTCCTGTCGCTCTGCGAACAAAGCCCAATCCTCTCTTTTGAACTTCCTCTAGGTTGATTTCCTTGATGGCCTTCTGGAAATAACCAATGGACAATGTCGCCGGGTCCCACGTGTAAAATCGAACGGTCGGGGGGACCTTGCCCTCACTATGTAACTGCAAAATTGCTTCATCTACTGCCATATTCATCGCGGGTGACATGGCTTCTGTCACGATATAGCGCCACTGTTCCATCTATGTACCTCCTCATTCACAACGCCTTCATTGTACGCTTCTGGCATGAAGGACTTCAAGCCTCTGATGGGCTAATTTACTCGAGCTGTTTCCTGTAAAATAGCCAAGACCTGCATCAATGCATCTGTTTTTTTCTCATTCTCTTCGCGCATTCGCTGCAAGATGGACTCCCTGTTCTTTTGCAAGTCATTCACCGCTTGAATAAAGCGATCATCCGTTAGCTCTTCTTCCAGCAGAACATGACACAAGCCCTGCCTTTCAAAGGACTGGGCATTTAATATCTGATCACCCCGACTTGCTTCACGGGACAACGGTATCAAGAGCATCGGCTTTTGCAGGGCTAGAAACTCATAAATCGCATTGGAGCCTGCACGTGACACGACAAAATCAGCCATCGCCAGCAAATCGGGTAATTCCTTCTGGACATACTCGAATTGTTTGTAGCCTGCTATCCGAATCGTTTCATCCACTTGGTTTTTGCCGCAAATATGTACAATTGAAAATTGCTCGAGCAAAGCAGTAAGCGAATGGCGTACCGCCTCGTTAATTCTCCGCGCTCCCAAGCTTCCCCCCATGACAAGTAGGACAGGCTTTTTTGCGGTAAAAGAGCAGTACGCCAAGCCCGCTTCTTTTCGGCCCTGCTTCAACTCTTCACGCACAACTGCGCCTACGTGAATCCCTTTGTTTTTGGGTACTTTCGAAAGCGTATCTGGAAATGTGACGCACACCTTGCTGGAAAAAGGGACTGCCAGCTTGTTTGCGAGACCGGGTGTCAGATCAGATTCATGGATGACAACGGGAAGACGGTTTAGCCACCCTCCAAATACGACCGGCACGGAAACGAAGCCTCCTTTGGAAAAAATCACATCCGGCTTCCACTTGCCGAGAAAGCGAGAAGCTTGCCAAATGCCTTTGAGGACCCGCAGCGGGTCACTCACGTTTCTCCAATCAAAGTAACGGCGCAGTTTTCCTGAAGAAATGCCAATATAGCGAACATGTGGATGGTTGGCGACTAGCTCACGTTCGATTCCTGTCGCAGATCCAATGTAGGCGACCTCCCA
The window above is part of the Brevibacillus antibioticus genome. Proteins encoded here:
- a CDS encoding undecaprenyldiphospho-muramoylpentapeptide beta-N-acetylglucosaminyltransferase gives rise to the protein MKRRIVFTGGGSAGHVTVNLALIPHFIKLGWEVAYIGSATGIERELVANHPHVRYIGISSGKLRRYFDWRNVSDPLRVLKGIWQASRFLGKWKPDVIFSKGGFVSVPVVFGGWLNRLPVVIHESDLTPGLANKLAVPFSSKVCVTFPDTLSKVPKNKGIHVGAVVREELKQGRKEAGLAYCSFTAKKPVLLVMGGSLGARRINEAVRHSLTALLEQFSIVHICGKNQVDETIRIAGYKQFEYVQKELPDLLAMADFVVSRAGSNAIYEFLALQKPMLLIPLSREASRGDQILNAQSFERQGLCHVLLEEELTDDRFIQAVNDLQKNRESILQRMREENEKKTDALMQVLAILQETARVN
- a CDS encoding lipoate--protein ligase family protein; the encoded protein is MEQWRYIVTEAMSPAMNMAVDEAILQLHSEGKVPPTVRFYTWDPATLSIGYFQKAIKEINLEEVQKRGLGFVRRATGGRAVLHDQELTYSVIVSEDHPKMPSSVTEAYKIISLGLLHGFQNLGLSAEMVSLASEVEKEKYNSPGSSACFDSPSWYELVVEGKKVAGSAQTRQKGVILQHGSILLDMDVDLLFSLLHFPSDRVKQRMIDSFRQKAVTINEVSPRPISLQESIEAFSKGFASGLDVELIPSTLTDEELALAEELVRTRYATDEWNLRR